One part of the Eucalyptus grandis isolate ANBG69807.140 chromosome 10, ASM1654582v1, whole genome shotgun sequence genome encodes these proteins:
- the LOC104422424 gene encoding uncharacterized protein LOC104422424 produces the protein MECSELNKSLGVEKAPKKENGKTHAYRGMNLHERFQVDANLSYADFNHEITNAVEDEPTYPLEDKQGARTRRNTAEDDELVKYMSKLPAFLERGKNVPEKAFSVGVLDWRRLEKWQHSHKQTTPRNGRYSTSSSSTSSSFSVEGSSSHSSRGRSCSPIHQRIPRSTLQSQLLSSPKDMDVQSGRPSRENLSTCKDLKDVQENEYRQVQHEVNRTVQIHLGEKMKDKKGRLEPEPIQKAETLPCFKSAEVGSCSTEKAEVKECDFVKRLEKTQESNSGVFEPELTERPNRVVLLVPKDAPNRANSEVPKPVKSRTHSDKKLSEVSRRGILERSRETHHARLHSDVQHSCTCASPLEFDCNTQLRMKRRSSMDAGSSKFPPDVSHQTEQSAGVSCTSRVGNSEKKIPSIMPMLSDALRGSEPKVGNVTTEKVRSTSPFRRLSIGMGKIVKNSGSKEGLTSRKLDAKHASAKSIPENAEFSACSDNSHTDRSNSAGRSRSSPLRRLLDPILKPKSSIIHHCSDPLQEHSVSKDKFTSLNGQSDSLTGQPAKLKLDLSSCKTIDVRNSHSNKRQGSLPVQALLRVAYKNGLPLLSFAVNNDSDILAATMKECSSLQADKSSWMYTFFTIREARKKSGTWISQGNKGKGQGYIPNVVAQMKVSGFCFLKSKSGISTDRYGSLEYVLLAVDTRQQDQQTTEFQPKDELAAIVAQIPWPMKKGSAHDGPENNTRDGLSELESMVSFKNRLSNSTNGENPDDQNPLMNEVPMGATVILPSGVHSLPSNGGPSSLIERWKSGGSCDCGGWDMGCELKILGTHGHLCKNSSSSNSSDQFALFSQSQVDTQENQPAFILAPFKDNIFSVEFSSSLSVLQAFSICIAVLDSRKLIERSEMHNAAEEKPLSKTTSTCEGGTRPPNHIVRDASAKYVTYPPLSPAGRV, from the exons ATGGAATGCTCAGAGCTCAACAAGAGTTTAGGAGTTGAGAAAGCacccaagaaagaaaatgggaagacTCATGCTTATCGCGGTATGAACCTGCACGAAAGGTTCCAAGTAGATGCTAATTTGTCATATgccgattttaatcatgaaatcaCGAATGCTGTAGAAGATGAACCAACTTATCCTTTGGAGGATAAACAGGGCGCCAGAACCAGAAGAAATACAGCCGAGGATGATGAACTGGTTAAGTACATGTCGAAGTTGCCAGCTTTTCTTGAGAGGGGGAAAAATGTCCCGGAGAAAGCTTTTAGTGTTGGAGTTCTTGACTGGCGACGTCTTGAAAAATGGCAGCATAGCCACAAACAGACTACGCCCAGAAATGGCAGGTATTCCACCTCTAGTAGCAGCACCTCCTCTTCGTTCTCAGTGGAGGGATCATCCAGCCATTCCAGCAGAGGTCGTAGTTGCTCCCCTATACACCAGAGAATACCCCGCTCCACACTTCAATCTCAGCTGCTATCTTCTCCCAAAGATATGGATGTGCAATCTGGGAGGCCTTCAAGAGAGAATCTCAGTACGTGTAAAGATCTGAAAGATGTCCAGGAGAACGAGTACCGGCAGGTGCAGCATGAAGTCAACAGAACAGTTCAGATCCATTTAGGGGAAAAGATGAAGGATAAAAAGGGCAGGCTGGAGCCTGAGCCCATTCAGAAAGCTGAAACTCTGCCATGCTTCAAAAGCGCTGAGGTGGGATCTTGTTCCACTGAGAAGGCAGAAGTTAAAGAATGTGATTTTGTGAAGAGATTAGAGAAGACCCAAGAGTCGAACTCTGGTGTCTTTGAGCCAGAATTAACAGAAAGACCCAATAGAGTGGTTCTCCTTGTGCCCAAAGATGCGCCAAATCGTGCTAATTCTGAAGTACCCAAGCCTGTGAAGTCAAGAACACACTCCGACAAGAAATTATCAGAGGTAAGTAGAAGAGGTATTCTGGAAAGATCCAGGGAAACTCATCATGCAAGACTCCATTCGGACGTGCAACATTCTTGCACTTGTGCCTCACCTCTTGAATTTGACTGTAACACCCAATTACGAATGAAAAGGCGTAGCTCCATGGATGCAGGCAGTTCAAAGTTTCCGCCGGATGTGTCTCATCAGACTGAACAGTCAGCTGGAGTTTCTTGTACATCTAGAGTAGGAAATTCAGAGAAGAAAATTCCAAGTATCATGCCTATGCTTTCAGATGCATTGAGGGGATCAGAACCAAAAGTAGGCAATGTGACAACTGAGAAGGTAAGAAGCACTTCACCTTTTCGTCGATTGAGCATCGGTATGGGCAAAATAGTGAAAAATTCCGGGTCAAAAGAGGGTTTGACCTCAAGGAAATTGGATGCCAAACATGCTTCTGCCAAATCCATACCAGAAAATGCTGAATTCTCTGCTTGCTCAGACAATTCACACACTGACAGGTCTAATTCTGCTGGAAGATCCAGGTCCAGCCCTTTGAGAAGGTTGCTGGACCCAATACTGAAACCAAAGTCGTCAATTATCCATCACTGCAGTGATCCATTGCAGGAACATTCAGTTTCTAAGGATAAATTCACATCATTAAATGGTCAATCAGATTCTCTGACTGGACAACCAGCAAAATTGAAGTTGGATTTGTCTAGTTGCAAAACAATTGATGTCCGTAACTCCCATTCAAACAAGAGGCAAGGATCATTGCCAGTGCAAGCTCTTCTCCGGGTTGCATATAAAAATGGCCTTCCTTTGCTCTCATTTGCTGTCAACAATGACAGTGATATTCTTGCAGCCACAATGAAGGAATGCAGTTCCCTGCAAGCTGATAAATCCAGCTGGATGTATACGTTTTTCACAATTCGTGAAGCCAGAAAAAAGAGCGGGACTTGGATTAGTCAAGGAAATAAGGGCAAAGGTCAGGGTTACATCCCTAATGTCGTTGCTCAGATGAAGGTTTCTGGGTTCTGCTTCTTAAAGTCGAAATCAGGCATTTCTACAGATCGGTATGGATCTCTGGAGTATGTATTGCTTGCTGTGGACACTAGACAGCAAGATCAACAAACAACAGAATTCCAACCGAAGGATGAGCTTGCAGCTATTGTTGCACAGATCCCATGGCCTATGAAAAAAGGTTCAGCCCATGATGGGCCTGAAAATAATACCCGCGATGGCTTATCAGAGCTCGAATCAATGGTTTCCTTCAAGAATCGGCTATCTAATTCTACTAACGGAGAAAATCCAGACGATCAGAATCCCCTCATGAATGAAGTGCCTATGGGCGCAACGGTGATACTTCCAAGCGGTGTCCATAGTCTACCAAGTAATGGAGGACCTTCATCACTCATCGAAAGGTGGAAGTCAGGTGGCTCTTGTGATTGTGGAGGTTGGGACATGGGTTGTGAACTTAAGATATTGGGCACTCATGGTCATCTTTGCAAGAACTCGAGTTCATCAAACTCGTCTGACCAATTTGCCCTTTTCTCTCAGTCTCAG GTGGATACACAGGAAAACCAGCCTGCCTTTATTTTGGCTCCGTTCAAGGATAACATATTCTCGGTCGAGTTTAGTTCGTCTCTCTCGGTGTTACAAGCCTTCTCCATATGCATTGCGGTCTTAGACAGTAGAAAACTGATTGAGCGCTCAGAAATGCATAATGCAGCCGAAGAAAAGCCGCTTAGCAAAACTACGTCGACCTGCGAGGGCGGCACTCGGCCTCCTAATCACATCGTACGAGACGCTTCCGCAAAGTATGTCACTTATCCTCCTCTTTCTCCTGCCGGGAGAGTTTAG
- the LOC104422421 gene encoding uncharacterized protein LOC104422421: MAAALVGKNPTHRTLDLLRQSFGFLRNFSAAASPPPPSPASGASPPASSKKPKRKKKKNLFEVAQFLPNWGIGYHMAKTHWAGVSYQITKINLYKDGRHGKAWGVVHKEGLPPADAPKKIGGVHKRCWRYIPNLGSASSSLPSSTKPTETPQAEAQAA; encoded by the exons ATGGCGGCCGCTCTCGTCGGCAAGAACCCGACCCACCGAACCCTAGACCTGCTGCGGCAATCGTTCGGCTTCCTCAGGAACTTCAGCGCCGCcgcttcgccgccgccgccttctcCGGCGAGCGGCGCTTCTCCTCCCGCTTCTTCGAAGAAGCCgaagcggaagaagaagaagaacctgtTCGAGGTGGCTCAGTTCCTTCCCAACTGGGGCATCGGGTACCACATGGCCAAGACTCACTGGGCCGGCGTCTCCTACCAGATCACCAAGATCAATCTCTACAAG GATGGGAGGCATGGCAAGGCATGGGGCGTCGTTCACAAAGAAG GGTTGCCACCTGCCGATGCTCCAAAGAAAATAGGTGGCGTTCACAAGCGCTGTTGGAGGTATATTCCTAATCTGGGAAGTGCATCTAGTAGCCTACCAAGTTCGACAAAGCCAACGGAAACTCCACAAGCTGAAGCTCAAGCTGCTTGA
- the LOC104422423 gene encoding phosphatidylinositol:ceramide inositolphosphotransferase 1 — MPLYVRRGASKLWRKICGEVTVEIPLLAESWKYLLGGVVFQYIHGLAARGVHYLHRPGPILQDIGFLLIPELGREKGSISEALFASVFCSFALWTFHPFIFQNKKIYTVLIWCRVLAYLVASQVLRIVTFYSTQLPGPNYHCREGSELATLPPPKSVLEVVFLNFPRGILYGCGDLIFSSHMIFTLVFVNTYQKHGTKRFIKQFAWLLAVVQSLLIIASRKHYTVDIVVAWYTVNLVVFCIDRKLPEMPDRSMAATYSPSLPLSTKDKESKGRGEQYNLLNGVTMSSAV, encoded by the exons ATGCCGCTCTATGTGCGCCGCGGGGCTTCTAAG TTGTGGAGGAAGATTTGCGGGGAGGTGACGGTAGAGATTCCGCTGCTTGCCGAGAGCTGGAAGTACCTTCTTGGTGGAGTTGTTTTCCAG TACATTCATGGATTGGCTGCCAGAGGGGTCCACTACTTGCATCGTCCAGGCCCAATACTTCAGGACAttggttttcttcttattcct GAACTTGGTCGAGAAAAAGGTTCTATCAGTGAGGCTTTGTTTGCCTCTGTCTTCTGTTCGTTTGCTTTG TGGACTTTTCACCCATTCATAttccagaacaaaaaaatttatacagTCCTGATATGGTGCAGGGTTCTTGCTTATTTAGTT GCTTCTCAAGTTCTCCGGATTGTTACATTCTATTCAACTCAGTTACCCGGTCCAAACTACCATTGCCGTGAG GGTTCAGAACTTGCCACGTTACCACCTCCAAAAAGTGTGCTTGAAGTGGTCTTTTTAAACT TTCCACGAGGAATTCTCTATGGTTGCGGTGACTTGATTTTTTCATCACACATGATCTTTACATTAGTGTTTGTCAACACATATCAGAAGCATGGCACAAAGAG GTTTATCAAGCAATTTGCTTGGTTACTTGCGGTGGTTCAGAGCCTGCTAATTATAGCATCTCGCAAGCATTATACGGTGGACATTGTTGTTGCATG GTATACTGTGAATCTGGTTGTGTTTTGTATTGACAGGAAATTGCCAG AAATGCCCGATAGATCAATGGCAGCTACATATTCACCATCCCTACCATTGAGTACTAAAGACAAGGAAAGCAAGGGCAGGGGAGAGCAATACAATCTCTTAAACGGGGTTACCATGAGCTCTGCAGTCTGA